A stretch of DNA from Bremerella alba:
AGCTGCACGAATAACCTGAAGAACATCGGCCTCGGATTGCACAACTATCACGACACGTTTGGTAGTTTTCCTTCGGGCTACATCAGCAACCGAGCCCAAGTTGCTTCCAGTGGAAATTGCTGGAACTCGGCCGGCGATAACAATGCGTTCGCGCCTTGGACCGCGATGCTGCTTCCCTTTCTTGAACAGAACGCACTTCACGATCAGTTCAACTTTGGTGAAAAGTTCACGATGAATCCGGTGGATGGTGCCGGCAGCGCCAACAACCGTCCACTCTGGGAGTTGCCATTGGACATCTATCAATGTCCATCTGATCCGCGAACCTCGATTCAGGAAAACCTGTTGTGCTATATGGGAGTCATGGGAGGCGGAATCTGGGATTCGTCTTCGAGTACTTACGACTTTCAATGTCGCGCGTCGAGCGATCCACTTCGCGGCAACGATACCAACGGGATGCTCTACCACAACTCAGGCGTGAAGTTTCGTGATGCGACCGACGGCACAACCCATGTGGTGATGGTCGGGGAAAGCCGCTACCAAACGCATAGCCGCCCCGACAACAAGACCTTTGGATGGGCCAGTAGCGCTAACATTAACAATCTGTGGTGCTTGCCTGGCACACTGGCCAGTGCCCTCGCTCCGATCAACTCACTGCCCGACGCCACACACAGTACGCAGTCTCGCTGCTTTGGTAGCTACCATCCAGGCGGCTGCGCAATGCTGATGAGCGATGCCTCGGTACAGTTCTTCGTTGAAACAATGGATACGCAAATGTACAGTCAGCTGGCCATCCGCAACGATGGTTTGCCAATCAGTGGTTTCAGCAAGAACTAACCAGCGGAGCGCGATCTCATGAAGACAACTGCTTATGCGACTGGGGTGGTAGTTTGTTGCCTGCTAGTTCTAGGCTGCACGAAGTCTGATGGTCTTGAGCGGCACAAACTATCTGGCACCGTCACCTACGATGGTCAGCCGGTTCCTCAAGGGGAAATCCAGTTCACGCCGAATTCTCGCGAAGGAAATCCCGGCCCCGGGACCTTCATTAAAATAGAAAATGGCCACTACGAGACCCCGTCTGGCAAGGGAGTTCTCGGCGGCGCTTACGGTGTTCGGATTGTTGGCTACGATGGAAAAGCCAACACCGAGAGCGACATGGGAGTGAGTCTGTTCAATCCCTATTCGGAGAGAATCGATCTACCCAAGGAAGATTCAACAAGGGACTTTCAAGTATCCAAGCGATAACCACTTCCCTCAGCACTGATTCGACGAAAGCAGCCTATAAACGCCAGGCTGCTTTTTTTGTTACCGCTGTTCGTCTTTAAGAAGCTCTTCGTGGCGAGCAAAAGATCGTACGTGAAGCGCTGCGCGACGTAGCGTGGCCTTCCGACTCGTCGGCAATCTTGCGTAGCTGCTGTTGAGGATATTCGTGGAATCGTTGTTCGCCGACCGATTCGTAAATCGAAATCAACGAAGGCCTTCTCAGCGTACTGCCGAGCCCTGGGCAGCCTTGGCATTGGTTATCGGTGCGGTTCTTGCGCCACAGTTCCATCGACGAGCCTTCCCATAATCCCTGTAAACTGTCTTCTTCCAAGCCTCCGAAGTAAACCCGTTGTCGCTGCGCGCCACTGCAACCGGTCATTTGGCCACAGGCACCAAAGGTCATCACACGATAGGGTTCTTCACACAGCTTCATACCATACTCGGCCTGTTGCTGCTCTAACGAGAACGCACTGGCACCACCGCTGCGTTGCACACGAAAGGCACCGCGCCAGCTAAGTTGGTCTAAGCGACTAGCCAAGTCGATCGACAAATTGCCTTGGGGGATCCGCACGACCAGGTCGGCCGAAAGCTGCCAGGCACTTTTGACACGTGCATAGTACTCGATTATTCTCAGCCAGCTTTCGAGTTCCTCTGACAGTTGGTCGGAACTGGCCTGTTGAAAGGGTAAGAGTTGGTTGCGAAGATCCTTGGGCAGCGAAAACTCGATCGTCGTGAAGACCCGGAAGACCTCCTCAACCTCTTGCCGCATCATCCCCTCGCCACTGGTAAAGAGGACCCGCTGAGGATACCCGGTCAGAGCTATCATACGGCCATGGTCGACCAGTTCGGTCAACTCTCCCGGATCGGCACCCACACCGCGGACATGAACCGTGTGGATAGTATCAATCCGCCGGCCGGCCGAAAGAATCTCGGACAACCGATCAGGAGACATCATGACACGCCGCGCTCCATTGGCATCAACCAGATGGAGCGACAATATCCATGGATCGTACTTCAGACGCGTCATAGCCTTGGTGAACTTCCCTGTTTCGTATAGGAGTGATCAACGCCTCGTTTCTCTGCGCAATTCGCTTGGTCGAAGCCACCCCCAAGGGGACGACCACGATCAATCGATAATGAACTAAGGGGTGTTGCTCAGGCCAATCGTGCTTCTTGCGCCTAGTAATTGTTAGGGCAGCGCTAACCTACATGATTCCCATTTGCCCAAAACGAAGCAATATCAACTCGGTGCATTCCTCCCATACATGCTATCTTCGCTAGCAGATTAAGAACAAATGAATATCCAGTGAAGTACAAGCGATTTACAGAACCGACCCGAACGCATCACGTACGAATGAGTGGAACGCGATAGGAAGAGCCCAACCCTACCCCAGGCCCACTCCAATGAAATCGGAACTGATTTACCAAAAGCTTGGTGAGATCTTCCCAACCCTTAAACCGCTGCTCGAAGGAAAGAAGAAGAACCTATACCCGGGCCGTGAAAAGCGTCAAACACCGCTGCGTGCGGCAGAGCCGCCCAAGGATGCCAAACCGGACCTGACTGAGTTTTACGTCAAGTTCCCTCCGAAGTTTCAGGAGTCGGGACCTTATCGTCTAGCGGAACTCAAAACACTTGCTCGCGACGGCCTGATCACCGGCGAGACACACATTCGCACGGAAAAGACGGCTTGGATGTACGCCAGAAACATCAAGGGCTTAGTCGTCGCAGGGACAGAGGAAGAATAGATACTTACCCCACGCGACCATTACGCTAAGATGTCGTGAACGACATGGCCATGAACGTCCGTTAAACGGAAATCGCGACCGGCGAAATGGTAAGTATGCCGTTCGTGATTCATGCCCAGGCAATGCATGATCGTAGCCTGAAGATCATGGATGTGCACCTTGTCTTCGGCAACTTTAAACCCAAGCTCATCGCTGGCACCGTACGAAAACCCAGGCTTCACCCCGCCGCCCGCCATCCACAAAGTGAAGACATCAGGGTAGTGATCGCGTCCGAGGACTTTGCTGCCTGCAGTTCGTCCCTCGCGGAACGGCGT
This window harbors:
- a CDS encoding DUF1559 domain-containing protein yields the protein MSRTKQSHGFTLVELLVVIAIIGVLIALLLPAVQQAREAARRMSCTNNLKNIGLGLHNYHDTFGSFPSGYISNRAQVASSGNCWNSAGDNNAFAPWTAMLLPFLEQNALHDQFNFGEKFTMNPVDGAGSANNRPLWELPLDIYQCPSDPRTSIQENLLCYMGVMGGGIWDSSSSTYDFQCRASSDPLRGNDTNGMLYHNSGVKFRDATDGTTHVVMVGESRYQTHSRPDNKTFGWASSANINNLWCLPGTLASALAPINSLPDATHSTQSRCFGSYHPGGCAMLMSDASVQFFVETMDTQMYSQLAIRNDGLPISGFSKN
- a CDS encoding DUF4339 domain-containing protein — encoded protein: MKSELIYQKLGEIFPTLKPLLEGKKKNLYPGREKRQTPLRAAEPPKDAKPDLTEFYVKFPPKFQESGPYRLAELKTLARDGLITGETHIRTEKTAWMYARNIKGLVVAGTEEE
- a CDS encoding SPASM domain-containing protein, encoding MTRLKYDPWILSLHLVDANGARRVMMSPDRLSEILSAGRRIDTIHTVHVRGVGADPGELTELVDHGRMIALTGYPQRVLFTSGEGMMRQEVEEVFRVFTTIEFSLPKDLRNQLLPFQQASSDQLSEELESWLRIIEYYARVKSAWQLSADLVVRIPQGNLSIDLASRLDQLSWRGAFRVQRSGGASAFSLEQQQAEYGMKLCEEPYRVMTFGACGQMTGCSGAQRQRVYFGGLEEDSLQGLWEGSSMELWRKNRTDNQCQGCPGLGSTLRRPSLISIYESVGEQRFHEYPQQQLRKIADESEGHATSRSASRTIFCSPRRAS